A single window of Vibrio sp. HB236076 DNA harbors:
- the fliG gene encoding flagellar motor switch protein FliG yields MANDIVKQDEQAAADAVSTVDISTVSGEERAAILLLSLNEQDAAGIIRHLEPKQVQRVGSAMARAKDLSQDKVTAVHRAFLEDIQKYTNIGMDSEGFMRNTLIAALGEDKANNLVDQILLGTGSKGLDSLKWMDPRQVASIIINEHPQIQTIVLSYLESDQSAEILSQFPERVRLDLMMRIANLEEVQPSALAELNEIMEKQFAGQAGAQAAKIGGLKAAAEIMNYMDNSVEGILMEQMREQDEDMATQIQDLMFVFENLAEVDDQGIQKLLRDVPQDVLQRALKGADETLREKVFKNMSKRAADMMRDDIEAMPPVRVADVESAQKEILGIARKLADSGEIMLSGGGDEFL; encoded by the coding sequence ATGGCGAATGACATTGTAAAGCAAGACGAGCAAGCTGCGGCTGATGCAGTATCAACGGTGGACATTTCAACCGTTAGCGGCGAAGAGCGGGCGGCGATTCTCTTACTGAGCCTCAATGAACAAGACGCTGCCGGTATTATTCGTCACCTAGAGCCTAAGCAGGTTCAGCGCGTTGGTAGTGCCATGGCACGAGCGAAAGATCTCAGTCAGGATAAAGTGACCGCCGTGCATCGAGCATTTTTGGAAGATATTCAAAAATATACCAACATCGGTATGGACAGCGAAGGCTTTATGCGCAACACCCTGATTGCGGCATTAGGGGAAGACAAAGCCAATAACTTAGTCGATCAAATTCTGCTCGGCACTGGGTCTAAGGGGTTGGATTCACTCAAATGGATGGATCCAAGGCAAGTGGCCAGTATCATCATTAACGAACACCCTCAGATCCAAACCATTGTTCTTTCTTACTTAGAGTCGGATCAGTCGGCGGAAATTTTGTCACAATTCCCCGAACGAGTTCGACTGGATTTAATGATGCGAATTGCCAATCTAGAAGAAGTGCAACCTTCGGCATTGGCTGAGTTAAATGAAATTATGGAAAAACAATTTGCTGGCCAAGCTGGGGCACAAGCGGCAAAAATTGGTGGTTTGAAAGCCGCAGCAGAAATCATGAACTATATGGATAATAGTGTCGAAGGCATACTGATGGAGCAAATGCGTGAGCAAGATGAAGACATGGCCACGCAAATTCAGGACCTGATGTTCGTATTTGAAAACTTAGCCGAAGTCGACGATCAGGGCATACAAAAGCTGTTGCGCGATGTTCCTCAAGACGTGCTACAGCGAGCATTAAAAGGCGCAGACGAAACCCTGAGAGAGAAAGTGTTTAAAAACATGTCTAAACGCGCAGCGGATATGATGCGCGATGACATTGAAGCCATGCCCCCTGTTCGCGTTGCTGATGTTGAGTCGGCGCAAAAAGAAATTTTGGGCATTGCTCGCAAACTGGCCGACAGTGGTGAAATCATGCTTTCCGGTGGCGGAGATGAGTTCTTGTAA
- the fliH gene encoding flagellar assembly protein FliH — MSRKRGFIRPDNHDDLEQSATAWGLPDYGAGQQTRARETALNYDPSWAPADPSPVEEPVLELTEEQIELIKQGAYQEGLHQGQEAGFNQGFEKGKEQGHHQGLEEGREQGYQDGLEQAQEQINQTVDAFTALADQFSQPLALMNQQVEKQLIEMVLMLVKEVVHVEATCNPQVILEAVKEACDVLPITGHEIQLSLNPEDAELVRQHYDTQQQAQKHWQLNDEPALKRGDVQIQLGDSHIEYKMEDRIRQVLKNFCETNQFQDQS; from the coding sequence ATGTCGAGAAAACGAGGCTTTATTCGCCCTGATAACCATGATGATTTAGAGCAATCTGCCACCGCTTGGGGGTTGCCAGATTACGGCGCCGGTCAGCAAACTCGCGCCCGAGAGACGGCCTTAAACTACGACCCAAGTTGGGCGCCTGCTGATCCTAGTCCTGTTGAAGAGCCGGTGTTGGAATTAACCGAAGAGCAGATTGAACTTATCAAGCAAGGAGCCTATCAAGAAGGCTTGCACCAAGGGCAAGAAGCTGGGTTTAACCAAGGCTTTGAAAAAGGTAAGGAACAGGGGCATCACCAAGGCTTAGAGGAAGGACGTGAACAGGGTTACCAAGACGGGCTTGAGCAAGCGCAAGAGCAGATCAATCAAACGGTTGACGCCTTTACGGCTTTGGCAGATCAGTTCAGTCAGCCACTGGCTCTAATGAATCAACAAGTGGAAAAACAACTGATTGAGATGGTACTCATGCTGGTAAAAGAAGTGGTGCACGTAGAGGCGACGTGCAATCCGCAAGTGATTCTTGAAGCGGTAAAAGAGGCGTGTGACGTATTGCCTATTACGGGCCATGAGATTCAATTGAGTCTCAACCCTGAAGATGCCGAGTTGGTAAGACAACACTACGATACTCAGCAACAAGCGCAAAAACATTGGCAATTAAACGATGAGCCGGCGTTAAAGCGCGGTGATGTGCAAATTCAGCTTGGCGATTCACACATTGAATACAAGATGGAAGATCGCATTCGTCAAGTGTTAAAAAACTTTTGTGAAACAAACCAGTTCCAGGATCAGAGTTGA
- the fliI gene encoding flagellar protein export ATPase FliI, with translation MLALEERLKQYKTKGLTTRPVVSGKLVRVIGLTLEATGCRAPIGSVCLVETMHGQMEAEVVGFSGESLFLMPSDQIQGILPGAKVTPLTHDSGIPVGMGLLGRVVDGSGEPLDGLGAIFCENKASFNAKPINPLARKPITEPLDVGLKAINGLLTVGKGQRIGLFAGSGVGKSVTLGMMTRGTTAQVVVVGLIGERGREVKEFIEEILGVDGRERAVVVAAPADASPLMRLKGCQTALTIAEYFRDQCLDVLLLLDSLTRYAQAQREIALSVGEPPATKGYPPSVFAKLPALVERAGNGSENQGSITAFFTVLTEGDDLQDPIADASRAILDGHIVLSREMADAGHYPAIDVEKSVSRVMPQITTDEHMLMSKAVRQVLSICRKNQDLVSIGAYKPGTDPAIDSAFTLKPKLDGFLQQQMKESVPYDMCINMLKSILSG, from the coding sequence ATGCTGGCTCTAGAAGAACGTCTCAAGCAATATAAAACCAAGGGCCTTACCACGCGCCCAGTGGTCTCTGGGAAATTGGTGCGCGTGATTGGTCTCACGTTAGAGGCCACCGGATGTCGAGCCCCTATTGGTAGTGTGTGCTTGGTTGAAACCATGCACGGTCAAATGGAAGCCGAAGTCGTGGGTTTTTCTGGTGAGAGCTTGTTTCTCATGCCCAGCGATCAAATTCAAGGTATTTTGCCCGGGGCGAAAGTGACGCCACTGACTCATGATTCAGGCATTCCTGTCGGGATGGGATTACTCGGTCGTGTGGTTGATGGCAGCGGTGAGCCGCTTGATGGTCTTGGCGCTATTTTTTGTGAAAACAAAGCGAGTTTTAATGCGAAGCCGATTAACCCCCTTGCCCGAAAACCCATTACTGAGCCTTTGGACGTCGGGCTTAAAGCCATCAATGGTTTATTGACCGTGGGTAAAGGGCAGCGGATTGGGCTTTTTGCCGGCTCTGGCGTCGGTAAGTCGGTGACTCTAGGCATGATGACGCGAGGGACCACTGCTCAAGTCGTGGTGGTTGGTCTGATTGGTGAGCGTGGGCGAGAGGTAAAAGAATTTATCGAAGAAATTTTAGGCGTTGATGGGCGAGAAAGAGCGGTTGTGGTTGCCGCGCCTGCAGACGCTTCTCCTCTCATGCGTTTGAAAGGATGTCAAACCGCGTTAACTATCGCTGAATACTTTCGCGATCAATGTCTTGATGTGTTACTGCTGCTCGATTCTTTGACGCGATACGCGCAAGCACAACGAGAGATCGCATTATCGGTTGGTGAGCCGCCAGCGACCAAAGGTTATCCGCCGTCTGTTTTTGCCAAGTTGCCCGCCTTGGTTGAGCGCGCTGGCAACGGCAGTGAAAATCAAGGTTCGATCACCGCATTTTTCACGGTATTGACCGAAGGCGATGATTTACAAGATCCGATTGCGGATGCTTCGAGAGCCATCTTAGATGGGCACATTGTGCTATCGCGTGAAATGGCTGATGCGGGTCATTATCCTGCCATCGATGTTGAAAAGTCCGTGAGCCGAGTTATGCCGCAAATTACCACCGATGAGCACATGTTGATGTCTAAAGCAGTGCGCCAGGTGCTGTCAATATGTCGTAAAAACCAAGACTTAGTCTCAATTGGCGCCTACAAGCCAGGGACGGATCCCGCGATCGACAGTGCGTTTACGCTCAAGCCCAAACTGGACGGTTTCTTACAGCAGCAAATGAAAGAGTCGGTGCCATACGATATGTGTATCAATATGTTAAAAAGCATTTTGAGCGGGTGA
- the fliJ gene encoding flagellar export protein FliJ has product MENALDFLIEQAQSKEKSAINAIAQARAELDNYYQQVAQIEQYRLDYCQQLVEKGQSGLTASQFMHLNRFLTQLDDTLTKQKQAETHFKQQVESAQQHWHQVRQQRRSYEVLLEKKAQEKKKQEQKKEQKLMDEFASLSYRKTLF; this is encoded by the coding sequence ATGGAAAACGCACTGGATTTTTTAATTGAGCAAGCGCAGTCGAAAGAAAAATCGGCAATCAATGCCATTGCTCAAGCTCGCGCTGAACTCGACAATTATTATCAGCAAGTGGCTCAAATCGAACAATATCGCTTAGATTACTGTCAACAATTAGTGGAAAAAGGCCAATCGGGATTAACGGCAAGTCAATTTATGCATCTCAACCGCTTTTTAACTCAACTTGATGACACGTTAACGAAGCAAAAACAAGCGGAAACCCACTTTAAGCAGCAAGTGGAGTCTGCTCAGCAACACTGGCATCAAGTTCGTCAGCAGCGACGTTCTTATGAAGTGTTACTTGAGAAAAAAGCGCAGGAAAAGAAAAAACAAGAGCAAAAGAAGGAGCAAAAATTGATGGATGAATTTGCTTCCTTGTCGTATCGAAAAACGCTTTTCTAG
- a CDS encoding flagellar hook-length control protein FliK, with the protein MNVSLSPSAKPAKEPSIGQGDREIASLSNSEKHQFQGVFNEAIEAQSSEKKAKQPGHLAEATTGGSKPSAELNADTTHSQQSTSLLESSESEQENSLVLPSAPVSEGGGEEDEADSVLTEVNTASKSTSSVAFEGKVIAGTQALSTAPVHRTADEKTKTAAQSDEVVGAETEAQYSQVSPFLDRHAAKSDSVDNDAQHVIQTVNEAKQPEGFVNDTAGTQAQKDAPKDAQTIEVETNFQASSGARLSQETHSQPIVETSKPLDSSALTSVPIDEQVKMQAEQTMSDGQTLLQRLNQYHQALFDKSGKDLPLTQNGDDIVSQMPSLRTTHEEGPISTPSLAFVEPMTKLNAEIPNGEDGIDWSDSLSDEVALAAQWHAPTDEPTGDLDSKAVTETLRSSSPNQPLNHDDQLALELTHLLMQSASDKTEIPREQADAALDKVAQSLAQGQAVSPTQQQLLQALVHSPLVQPDQVAVAEQLLSQTLMAQTDVRPSVMGAVSADELPVPVSTSPSPLSQVKSAPSVPQVGGDLGVDKGESAPMSNEKMLNEFIAQRAAVNSQGTDNDRTVLKRQRTQMMNELSSVTGAEHKSAAGTVSAGYSSSNQGLSATPTSSMAPMRTDFTAMNMTRELAHDQLNEKVQMMMAKNLKSLDIRLDPPELGRLHIRMNLHSDGANVHFTVATPQARDMIEHTMPRLRDMLSSQGVSLGETSVQQEARQQSNSGGLAQGGQGSHNEQGAEMGALNEDESVVNVTLPTSANGVSFYA; encoded by the coding sequence ATGAATGTATCTTTATCCCCCTCTGCTAAGCCTGCGAAAGAGCCCTCTATTGGTCAAGGTGACCGTGAAATTGCCTCGCTGAGCAACAGCGAAAAACACCAGTTTCAAGGCGTATTTAACGAAGCAATAGAAGCGCAATCAAGCGAAAAAAAAGCGAAGCAGCCAGGGCACCTAGCTGAAGCGACAACAGGGGGATCCAAGCCTTCTGCTGAGCTAAACGCGGATACGACTCATAGCCAGCAGTCAACGTCACTGCTGGAGTCGTCTGAGTCTGAACAAGAAAACAGCCTAGTGTTGCCATCGGCACCGGTCTCTGAAGGCGGTGGTGAGGAAGACGAGGCGGATTCAGTTTTGACAGAAGTCAACACAGCATCAAAATCGACCAGCTCAGTTGCTTTTGAAGGCAAAGTCATTGCGGGTACTCAAGCACTTTCAACCGCCCCTGTTCATCGCACCGCCGATGAAAAGACGAAGACTGCCGCTCAGTCTGATGAGGTGGTAGGTGCAGAGACGGAAGCACAATACAGTCAGGTTTCTCCTTTTCTTGACCGCCACGCTGCCAAAAGTGACTCAGTCGACAACGACGCACAGCACGTTATCCAAACAGTGAACGAGGCGAAACAACCTGAGGGTTTCGTTAATGACACCGCAGGCACCCAAGCACAAAAAGACGCACCAAAAGACGCACAAACAATTGAAGTAGAAACAAATTTTCAGGCTTCGTCTGGGGCTCGTTTATCACAAGAGACCCACAGTCAGCCGATTGTTGAAACAAGCAAGCCACTTGACTCTAGCGCCCTTACCAGCGTCCCTATTGATGAACAAGTGAAAATGCAAGCCGAGCAAACCATGAGTGATGGGCAAACGCTATTACAAAGGCTAAACCAATACCATCAAGCGCTCTTTGACAAAAGCGGCAAAGATTTGCCACTAACGCAAAACGGCGATGATATTGTGAGCCAAATGCCGAGTCTTCGTACGACTCACGAAGAGGGGCCGATAAGCACGCCATCCCTGGCATTTGTTGAACCAATGACTAAGCTCAATGCAGAAATACCCAATGGCGAAGATGGGATTGATTGGAGCGACTCGTTGTCGGATGAAGTGGCCTTAGCGGCACAATGGCATGCGCCGACAGACGAGCCAACTGGTGACCTTGATAGCAAAGCGGTGACAGAAACACTGCGTTCAAGTTCACCCAACCAACCGCTAAACCATGATGATCAACTGGCGCTTGAACTTACCCATCTGTTGATGCAAAGCGCGTCAGATAAGACAGAGATTCCTCGCGAGCAGGCCGATGCGGCATTAGATAAGGTCGCTCAGTCTTTGGCACAAGGTCAAGCGGTATCACCGACGCAGCAGCAATTACTGCAAGCCTTGGTTCATTCTCCGTTAGTACAGCCCGACCAAGTCGCGGTTGCTGAGCAGTTATTGTCTCAAACATTGATGGCGCAAACGGACGTGCGACCCTCTGTCATGGGCGCCGTTTCTGCTGATGAATTACCGGTGCCAGTGAGTACATCACCATCCCCACTCTCGCAAGTAAAGTCAGCACCGTCTGTGCCACAAGTGGGGGGGGACCTGGGTGTGGACAAGGGTGAATCTGCGCCTATGAGCAACGAAAAAATGCTCAATGAGTTTATCGCGCAAAGAGCAGCAGTCAACAGCCAAGGCACAGACAATGACCGAACTGTGCTCAAGCGTCAACGAACACAGATGATGAACGAATTGTCTTCTGTGACTGGCGCCGAGCACAAATCTGCGGCTGGCACGGTATCAGCAGGATATTCTTCTAGTAACCAAGGCTTATCAGCAACGCCGACATCGAGTATGGCACCGATGAGAACGGATTTCACCGCGATGAATATGACTCGAGAGTTGGCTCATGATCAACTGAACGAAAAAGTTCAGATGATGATGGCGAAAAACTTAAAAAGTTTGGACATACGATTAGACCCGCCAGAGCTTGGGCGTTTACATATTCGGATGAATTTACACTCCGATGGCGCTAACGTACACTTTACTGTTGCAACGCCACAGGCGAGAGATATGATTGAACACACCATGCCACGTTTACGCGATATGCTGTCTTCTCAAGGGGTTAGCTTGGGAGAAACCAGCGTGCAGCAGGAGGCCAGACAGCAGTCTAACTCCGGTGGTCTGGCACAAGGTGGCCAGGGCAGTCACAACGAACAAGGCGCTGAAATGGGCGCATTGAATGAGGATGAATCCGTTGTCAATGTGACGTTACCGACATCGGCAAACGGCGTTAGCTTTTACGCATAA
- the fliL gene encoding flagellar basal body-associated protein FliL: protein MAEEQEETPKGKSKLMLIIIIAVVLLLGGGGAAFFLLGGEDDASTAPEGEVASQVTKPEEPIVYVNIPQPFIFNVTGDTRDRMVQIKVQLMVRGSQHEEEAQYHSPLIESTLLSTFATATVEQLRSTTGRIELRERATDDVKAALAKVIGSPVIEKVLFTDFVIQ, encoded by the coding sequence ATGGCTGAAGAACAAGAAGAGACCCCAAAGGGCAAAAGTAAATTAATGCTTATCATCATTATTGCGGTTGTACTATTGCTCGGTGGGGGAGGCGCTGCCTTTTTTTTGCTCGGCGGTGAAGACGACGCCAGTACCGCCCCAGAAGGGGAAGTGGCAAGTCAGGTCACCAAACCGGAAGAGCCCATAGTTTATGTCAATATTCCCCAGCCCTTTATCTTTAATGTGACGGGGGATACACGAGATCGCATGGTGCAAATTAAAGTCCAATTAATGGTGCGTGGCAGTCAGCACGAAGAAGAAGCGCAATACCACTCACCTTTGATCGAAAGTACGTTGTTATCGACTTTTGCGACCGCGACTGTTGAGCAATTGCGTTCAACGACTGGCCGTATTGAATTGAGAGAGCGTGCCACTGATGATGTTAAAGCGGCCTTAGCCAAAGTGATCGGCAGCCCCGTTATCGAAAAGGTGTTGTTTACCGATTTTGTAATCCAATAA
- the fliM gene encoding flagellar motor switch protein FliM has translation MTDLLSQDEIDALLHGVDDVEEEIEETNTVADESAVSFDFSSQDRIVRGRMPTLELINERFARHMRISLFNMLRKTAEVSINGVQMMKFGEYQNTLYVPTSLNMVRFRPLKGTALVTMEARLVFILVENFFGGDGRFHAKIEGREFTPTERRIIQLLLKIVFEDYREAWSPVMGVEFEYLDSEVNPSMANIVSPTEVIVVSSFHIEVDGGGGDFHMVMPYSMLEPIRELLDAGVQSDKMETDVRWSSALRDEIMDCQVNFRVNLLEKDLSLRDLMELRPGDVIPINMPEHAVMFVEELPTYRVKMGRSGDKLAVQVAQEIERPQVAKTDLSFLSKDMMAELEDNNEDE, from the coding sequence GTGACAGATTTATTAAGCCAAGACGAAATTGACGCGCTATTACATGGCGTAGATGATGTCGAGGAAGAAATAGAAGAAACCAATACCGTTGCCGATGAAAGTGCGGTGAGTTTCGACTTTTCTTCCCAAGACCGTATTGTACGCGGTCGCATGCCGACCTTAGAGCTTATTAATGAGCGCTTTGCTCGCCACATGCGAATCAGCTTGTTCAACATGTTGCGAAAGACAGCTGAAGTGTCAATCAATGGCGTGCAAATGATGAAATTCGGTGAGTACCAAAATACGTTGTATGTGCCTACCAGCTTGAATATGGTGCGATTTCGGCCGTTAAAGGGCACGGCTTTGGTGACGATGGAAGCGCGTTTAGTCTTCATTTTAGTCGAAAACTTTTTTGGTGGTGACGGACGATTTCACGCCAAAATTGAAGGCCGTGAATTTACTCCTACCGAAAGACGCATTATTCAATTGTTGCTCAAAATCGTCTTTGAAGATTATCGCGAAGCCTGGTCACCGGTGATGGGGGTCGAGTTTGAGTACTTAGATTCCGAAGTCAACCCGAGTATGGCGAATATCGTTAGCCCAACCGAAGTGATTGTTGTCAGCTCATTTCATATTGAAGTCGATGGTGGCGGTGGCGACTTTCACATGGTGATGCCTTATTCGATGCTAGAGCCAATTCGCGAGTTGCTCGATGCGGGGGTGCAATCGGATAAGATGGAAACTGATGTGCGTTGGAGCTCAGCACTGCGAGATGAAATCATGGACTGCCAAGTGAACTTTAGGGTCAACTTACTTGAGAAAGACCTGTCTTTAAGGGATTTGATGGAGTTAAGACCTGGCGATGTTATTCCAATCAACATGCCTGAACACGCGGTCATGTTTGTTGAAGAGTTACCGACTTATCGGGTTAAAATGGGGCGCTCTGGCGATAAACTGGCGGTTCAAGTGGCGCAAGAAATCGAGCGGCCCCAAGTTGCTAAGACCGATCTGTCTTTTTTGAGTAAAGACATGATGGCCGAACTTGAAGATAATAACGAAGACGAATAA
- the fliN gene encoding flagellar motor switch protein FliN, which translates to MEPSDDQKLADEWAAALGEDPSVNNDDDVQSAPLEDLEDSASPITDDERRKLDTIMDIPVTISMEVGRSKISIRNLLQLNQGSVVELDRLAGESLDVLVNGTLIAHGEVVVVNDKFGIRLTDVISQTERIKKLR; encoded by the coding sequence ATGGAACCTAGTGACGATCAAAAATTGGCTGACGAGTGGGCGGCCGCCTTGGGTGAAGATCCTTCGGTGAACAATGACGATGACGTTCAAAGTGCCCCGCTTGAGGATTTAGAGGACAGCGCTTCACCTATCACTGATGACGAGCGTCGAAAGCTCGACACCATAATGGATATTCCGGTCACGATTTCTATGGAAGTGGGGCGTTCAAAAATCAGTATTCGCAACTTGCTACAACTCAATCAAGGCTCGGTTGTCGAACTCGACCGTTTGGCCGGTGAATCCTTGGACGTATTAGTCAACGGGACGCTAATTGCTCATGGTGAGGTGGTGGTCGTCAATGATAAATTTGGTATTCGTTTGACCGATGTCATCAGTCAAACTGAACGAATTAAAAAGCTGCGCTAA
- the fliO gene encoding flagellar biosynthetic protein FliO produces the protein MSMYRLAGLVVSLCFISRPLMAAEQGQGPSLEIASSVLSLLLVIALIVILAWGIKRLNGGGLTQRHGLKIISQLPVGTKERIAVVEAGDEQFLIGVTAQNIHLIAKLEQRLESTAGPAASPFQQLLAKRIKTDEK, from the coding sequence ATGAGTATGTATCGTCTTGCAGGGCTGGTGGTTTCGCTTTGCTTTATCAGCCGACCTTTGATGGCCGCAGAGCAAGGGCAAGGGCCCAGTTTAGAGATTGCTTCAAGTGTGTTGTCGCTGTTACTGGTGATCGCTTTGATTGTCATACTGGCTTGGGGGATTAAACGCTTAAATGGCGGGGGCTTGACTCAGCGTCATGGGCTAAAAATTATTAGTCAACTCCCTGTGGGCACCAAAGAGCGAATTGCGGTTGTTGAAGCTGGCGATGAACAATTTCTCATCGGGGTAACGGCGCAAAATATTCACCTGATAGCCAAGTTGGAACAGCGATTAGAATCCACTGCTGGACCGGCGGCATCCCCGTTTCAGCAGTTGCTGGCAAAGCGAATCAAAACAGATGAAAAATAA
- the fliP gene encoding flagellar type III secretion system pore protein FliP (The bacterial flagellar biogenesis protein FliP forms a type III secretion system (T3SS)-type pore required for flagellar assembly.) — MKNKILKTWLGLIYTALLLFYSTFSFAVTEEQTTTVTNGSVSSSSFISNSGVGQVQTSGGIPALTVTTNDDGSEDYSVTLQILALMTMLGFLPAMVILMTSFTRIVIVMSILRQAMGLQQTPSNQVIIGIALFLTFFIMSPVFDQINRQAVQPYLNEQVTARQAFDNAQAPMKAFMLKQTRVKDLETFVNMSGQEVDTPEQVSMAVLIPAFITSELKTAFQIGFMLFLPFLIIDLVVASVLMAMGMMMLSPMIVSLPFKLMLFVLVDGWNLILSTLAGSFVT; from the coding sequence ATGAAAAATAAAATTCTCAAGACGTGGTTGGGGCTGATTTACACGGCCTTATTGTTGTTTTACAGCACATTTTCTTTTGCTGTGACCGAGGAACAAACCACCACTGTCACCAATGGTAGCGTGTCATCATCGTCGTTTATTAGCAATAGTGGCGTGGGTCAAGTTCAGACCAGTGGTGGTATTCCTGCGCTGACGGTTACCACCAACGACGATGGCAGTGAGGATTACTCAGTTACGCTGCAAATTCTCGCCTTAATGACCATGCTCGGTTTTTTACCGGCCATGGTGATTTTGATGACGTCGTTTACCCGTATTGTGATTGTCATGTCGATTTTGCGCCAAGCGATGGGGCTACAACAAACGCCATCCAACCAAGTGATCATCGGGATTGCTCTGTTCTTGACCTTTTTTATTATGTCTCCGGTGTTTGATCAAATCAATCGCCAAGCGGTACAACCTTATCTCAATGAACAGGTGACGGCCCGCCAGGCATTTGACAATGCTCAAGCGCCGATGAAAGCGTTTATGCTCAAACAAACACGCGTGAAAGATCTCGAAACCTTTGTCAATATGTCAGGGCAAGAGGTCGACACTCCAGAGCAAGTGTCGATGGCCGTGTTGATTCCCGCATTTATTACCTCTGAATTAAAAACGGCATTTCAAATTGGTTTTATGCTTTTCTTGCCTTTTTTGATCATCGATTTAGTGGTGGCCTCTGTGTTGATGGCCATGGGTATGATGATGTTATCGCCAATGATAGTCTCATTGCCTTTCAAATTGATGCTGTTTGTTTTAGTTGACGGTTGGAATTTGATTTTGTCGACCTTGGCTGGCAGTTTTGTCACCTAA
- the fliQ gene encoding flagellar biosynthesis protein FliQ, which produces MTPELFVELFRDALWMVLLLVCVIIIPSLLVGLIVAVFQAATSINEQTLSFLPRLVVTLLALIFFGHWMTQMMMEYFYSLIERMPQVLY; this is translated from the coding sequence ATGACCCCTGAGTTATTTGTCGAACTCTTTCGCGACGCATTGTGGATGGTCCTGTTACTGGTCTGCGTGATCATCATCCCGAGTTTGTTAGTGGGCTTGATTGTGGCTGTTTTCCAAGCGGCGACGTCGATTAATGAACAAACTTTAAGCTTTCTACCGCGTTTGGTCGTCACGTTATTGGCGTTAATTTTCTTCGGTCATTGGATGACACAAATGATGATGGAATACTTTTACAGCTTGATTGAGCGAATGCCGCAAGTGTTGTACTGA
- the fliR gene encoding flagellar biosynthetic protein FliR has protein sequence MEAFPATLILDWLANYFWPFTRISSMLMVMTVTGARFVSSRVRLYLSLAITFAVMPAIPAVPSDITLLSFDGFLILFQQIIIGVAMGMITQFVVQTFVILGQILGMQASLGFASMVDPSNGQSTPLLGQLFMLLTTLFFLATDGHLKMIQLVVMSFNTLPIGESLVAADFHNIASWLAVMFKVALTMSLSGIIALLTINLSFGVMTRAAPQLNIFSLGFAFALLVGLLLCWYMISGLYGHYQVFWQFAEQEICQIARVNC, from the coding sequence ATGGAAGCATTTCCCGCCACTCTGATCCTCGACTGGTTAGCCAACTATTTTTGGCCTTTTACCCGTATTTCGTCAATGCTGATGGTGATGACCGTTACTGGGGCGCGCTTTGTGTCATCTCGCGTTCGCCTTTACCTTAGCCTCGCGATCACATTTGCCGTCATGCCAGCTATTCCCGCGGTGCCTTCTGATATTACTCTGTTGTCTTTTGATGGTTTTTTGATTTTGTTTCAACAAATTATTATTGGCGTCGCAATGGGGATGATCACACAGTTTGTTGTGCAAACTTTTGTGATTCTTGGCCAAATTCTCGGTATGCAGGCCAGTTTGGGTTTTGCTTCTATGGTTGACCCCTCCAATGGACAAAGCACGCCATTACTGGGTCAATTGTTTATGTTATTGACGACCTTGTTTTTTTTGGCAACCGATGGTCACCTCAAAATGATTCAGCTCGTCGTGATGAGTTTTAACACCTTGCCTATTGGTGAGTCGTTAGTGGCTGCTGATTTTCACAATATTGCCAGTTGGCTAGCGGTGATGTTCAAAGTGGCCTTGACCATGTCTTTGTCGGGGATCATCGCGTTGTTAACGATTAACTTATCTTTTGGGGTGATGACCCGCGCTGCGCCCCAGCTCAATATTTTCTCACTGGGTTTTGCTTTTGCGTTGCTGGTTGGCCTATTGTTATGTTGGTATATGATTTCAGGCTTGTATGGTCATTATCAGGTTTTCTGGCAATTTGCTGAGCAAGAAATTTGTCAAATTGCTCGAGTTAACTGTTAA